In Procambarus clarkii isolate CNS0578487 chromosome 5, FALCON_Pclarkii_2.0, whole genome shotgun sequence, the following are encoded in one genomic region:
- the LOC138351900 gene encoding gastrula zinc finger protein XlCGF8.2DB-like, which translates to MKPHQCPQCGKVFTRLGLKETHMLVHSRVKPHECPECGKAFSQRGNMRTHLLVHSGIKPHECAQCGKAFTRPQQIKTHMLVHSGVKTHECPQCGKVFAHLGSMKRHLLVHSGDKSRECPECGKRFSRLESMKTHRMIHADERPFECAECYKKFRTRGSMIKHLLVHSGDKPHECPECEKKFTQLGHMKRHKMVHADDRLDILSVEDN; encoded by the coding sequence atgaagcctcaccagtgtccacagtgtgggaaggtattcacccgtcttGGACTTAaggagactcacatgttagtgcattcaagggtaaaacctcatgagtgtccagagtgtgggaaggcattcagtcagcgtggaaatATGAGGACGcacttgttagtgcattcaggtatcAAACCCCATGAGTGTGCACAGTGTGGGAAGGCATTCACGCGTCCTCAACAGataaagactcacatgttagtgcattcaggtgtcaAAACTCATGAGTGTCCACAATGTGGGAAGGTATTCGCTCATCTAGGAAGTATGAAGAGGcacttgttagtgcattcaggtgataaatctcgtgagtgtccagagtgtgggaagagattcagtcgtcttgaaagtatgaagactcacaggatgattcatgcggatgagagaccttttgaatgtgccgAGTGTTACAAAAAATTTAGAACACGTGGAAGTATGATAAAGcacttgttagtgcattcgggtgataaacctcatgagtgtccagagtgtgagaaGAAATTCACtcagcttggacatatgaagaggcacaagatggtACATGCAGATGATAGGCTAGACAttttgagtgtggaagataattaa